The nucleotide window GCCAACCTTTACTAAGTGCGGTGGGTCAAAAACGACCAAATAAAATGATTCATCTTCAAATGGCATATTTTTGAAGTCTCCAATTATGTCTGGCTTGACGATTAACTTACGGCCATCGCACAATTCTGTTTCCAACTCTCGTTCATCCATAAAAATCGTGTCGCCATTTTCTTTGTCAAACCAAAACATTTTACTGCCACAACAGGCGTCTAATACACGTTGCATCTTATCGCTCCTTTACTGCACATAATGGTTCAATTGTTGATTATTCAACTCGAATAAATTCGATTTTACTTACCTTTAAGTCGTCGTATCGCATTGAGTTATAAATACGTTGCCAGTGACTATTAAGATTGGTTAGACTTTCAATTACTTTCGCATCTTCTATATTGTTCAAAAAGATTAATACACTTGATTCTGAGCGATTACAGTACCATCCGTCTTTAGGTCTTGGCGTAGGCACTGTATCTTCTGATTCTCCAGCATAATAACTATCGTTTACTTTGATGATGAAATTCGCTGTTAGCATAAATTTTTTACCTCCCTTATTTATCGTTACTTAATTTCCATGCAAATGCTTATTTGCTGCACCTTAATCTCCGCCCTCGGTTCCATCGAATACCACTTGCGGGCTACCAGCTCTACGATTTGGGCATCATCGCCCCATATAATGCCGTTCATGCCATCTTTTATTCCCTTAACTAGGTTGTCAGTATCGGGCTTAGTCACAGGACGTAATTCCCCACAATCAATAAGCCGTAATTTTGGCTTTGTGTGGTACTTTTTCGGTGGCATGACATAGATATCAACCTCTAACCTTAAAGCTCCATGTAGCGGCTCCTGCGGCTTATTTTGCATAGCTATGAGCTTGACAAATTCTTTATAGTTTTTGGATTTTGGGGCGTCGTGAGTTTTGACGCCCTTTCCCGCCCTTGAAAATCTCGGTCGCTCCTGTGCTTGCACCTTGCCAGGAATGATAAATTGAATCATGCGATATCCACTTCCTCAACTTCCACCTGTACCCATTCAAAATGCTTCATCATGTGTGTATAACCAGCATTGCAAATTGCACCTTCACCAAACTTCGCAAAAATTGCCTCTTCCCATTTTTTCATCCAAGTTTCAGCAACATCCTTGTCATTTATGATATTTGCCTCTCTTAAATCATCCGAAAGCCCCTCATCTTCATCGTTACCTGTATAGTATTGAGGTACACCACTATCGTTAAATTCATCCTTCAAACGCAAAACCCATGCATCTTTTTTCATTCAGAAGCCTCCTCGATAACCTCATCCATATTCACTTGATTCCGCTCGAATTCAGCGTCTGCCAGTTCTTTTTCATGCTTTCGTTTGCATACTGGCCCCATGCCATAGTCCATTGACTTCTGCGTCTTTAGTGGTCTATTACAGCGGTCGCATAGTTTCATAGATTCACCCCCAAAAATCCATTTAATTGCACTTGCTTTACCTCGGTTGGAATCACTGTTTTAATCGCAGTTTTTATAAGAACTTGAACAGCTTCATACTGCTCTTTATCAAATCCTGTCAAGTACATTTGACCGTCAATATTGATTAGTATTGTTAGCTGTGCGTTTTGTACGTCAACCTGTTGCACGATACCCCTCCACTCTGATTCCGTTTTTGTTAACAGGCACTTTCCTGTAGCCCTCGTGCTTTAAATACTTAATTTCCTCGGCTGTAAACATTCCCACGGCTAGTAACTTGTCCTTGTCCACACGTTTGTACAGCTCTGTATATGTCAATTATTGTCACTCCTTTAGGTCACTAGATTTTACAAATACACCATCAACTATTTTTCCTGTACGTCCTTTAATTTCGTCATAAGCTGTATTTAAACACTCATGTAAGTCCATATCGTTTTGCTGAGCTAGAATAATCATCGTTACGATTACATCGCCGATACCATCACGTAACGCGTCTTTATCATTACGAGCTAATGCCGCCGCAACTTCACCAACTTCCTCTACCACTTTCAAAAATTGCTTACTAGATTCCGCATTGTCCAATCCTTTATTGATAGACCATTGTTCTACTTGTGCAATTAATTGATTCATTTCTTTTTCTCCTTTTTATAAAACTTAGATTTTTTGTACGTTACAGATAATGCGTAACGTGTGTCATCCCAGTAATCTGCGTTAACATCTCTAAACTTAACTCCCAATGTAGAACTACTACGCTCCATCCAAACTCCAACTATCAAAAATGGATAAGCAGGAACACATAACAGCAAGATTAGCAATTTAACTAGATAAAATTTCAGTCGTCCCATAAATCCTCCTTTAGCAGCACTCTATATACTTTGCTAATAATTAACACGTTAGAGAGTGCGCGATTTATTATTTATCCCCGAATATGCCGCTTGTTCTATTATCAATAGCACCTGCAACGCTCTGGTCGATTATCAGTAAAGCTAATGTTGTTTTTATTGATTTTTAACTCTTCGCAAATTTTGCTATGTCCTGCTCCGTCCTTCCACAGCTTACGAAATAATTCTAATTGCTTTGGTGTAAAGTCAAATTTGATAGATTCGTGTTTAGCGCTAGTGAACAAAATATAATTCATAACACCACCTCTTTATTCCTATCTAGGAAGCTCGTACAGCCGTTTTAATTTTAGGGGCATTATTGTACTCGACAAGTCGTTCAGCGTGTTCTATCGTTTCGCTGTGCGTTTTATAGCCCCAATTCTTACGTAGTGCCTCGATGTGTTGGATAAAACCGATTTCATTTTCCTTGTAGCCATATTTATCAAACAGGTTGGCATGAAGTATCATCTGGTCGATGTGGTATTGTTCAGTCATTCGATTCACCTTCTAACCCCAATGCTTCGCGTGCTATATCCCCACCATCTTTCAAAATGACAACCTCATCCCCTTGTTTTAGGCGATACCAGTCAGCATCTGCATAAAATTCAAGGGCTTCACGCAATTTCTTGTTTTCAGCCTTCTCACGCTCAAGCTCCATAAAATGTGCAGCTTGTAATGTTTCGATAGTTCTTTGTAAGCGGATGTTTTCTGTAACAAGATTTTCATTCATCTGATTCACCTACCCCTGAAATGATTTCTAAAATGCTGTCAATTACACTCTCTTCTACATAATTGTCCTTCGCTTCTAAACATTCTTTGTGAATCTTTTCGAGCACTTCATGTAATCGTTCGTTTTCAAATGCTGTTTCAGCAATGAGATTATGCTGATTGCAATGTTGTTCATCATACCAATCAACAGATTCCTTCAATCGCTCCACTGCCATTCGAGCCTTGGCTTCTGCAAGCTCCGTCACATCTAGCAATCTTTTAGTTTTAGATAGCTCGTTTTGTAGTCGCTCTACCTCAACTATTAGTTTAGGAGCCTGAAATGCCATATCTGTATGTGTTTCGATGTCCATAAAATCAGTGTTGTTAAACTCATTTAGATATTCTTCCCAATGCTTTTTAATCGCCTCTAAATTCATGCCTGCACCTCCAGTAAATGACTGTGTTCGTGGATGTTTCCGATAATTTCTATCATTTCGCTCGTACCAAGAGAAACAACACTATTTTTCTTAGGAATATGTGGAGGATAAGAACCCTCAAATTTAACTGCTTTATAACCGAATTTCGCATTTTCGAATACTACATCGCCTATGAAATACGATTCAAATGTAGTTGCTCCATTACGAACTTTTACAATATCCCCCTCATAAATCTCCTTGCCGTTCTTGTCCTTTAAGCCTGAGCATTCCCCGACACTCTCTGGATGCACTTCGTGATAGGTCATCGTAGATATTAATGTTGTAGAACTAGCGTTAAATGTAGACACCGATACCACAATAAAGTATGAAAAATTACTAACTATTAAGCTGCCAGATACCCATTTGCCATTATCAATACGCTTTCCTCTGAACTTAGTTGTCCTATAATTACCTTGCATTCCTTATCGCCCTCCTTGTCTCTTTAATACTCGATAAGCTCCCCCAAAGAGCTTTTCTACCTCATCTCGCTCCAAATTATGAGCAATCCGACAATGCGCCTTAGTAATCATCGCTCCCATATGTCCACATCCAGTCACTGGACACATGACATACTCACCTTGTATGGACGTCCACCCCTTCGCACGTCTAACCTCCGCCTTCGCCATACCATCACCCCTTAATTGTTTAAAATCGAATCAAATTTGCTCATTCTCCCTTTCGCAATCTCACGACGATAACTGGTTGCTTCATTTTTTATTGGTTGAGACATTTCAATTAATCTATCAGGAATACGTTTTCCGATTTGATCTGGCAAGTCTTTAGGATTTAAATTACTTGTTGCCATAAGAGGCTTTTGTCTGCGGCTACGACCATCAAAAATCTGAAAGACTGTTTCTAATACCCAATCACTAGGCTTTTCAGCTCCTAAATCATCGATGATAAGTAAGTCACAAATCATTAAGGCTTTCATGATTTGATGTTCACTTTCGTTGTTATTTTTGTTGAACGTAGCCCGTATTTTACCGAGTAATTCGGGCATTGAGATAAACACCACTGTTTTACCTTGAGCTATTAAATAATTGTGGACAGCTGCAGCTAAGTGTGTTTTGCCATTTCCAACATCACCCCACAGGAGCAATGATTCAGCTCCAAACTCTTCAAAATGCTCTGCATAATACTTGGCTGCCTTGAACGCTTTTTCTGCTCCCTGTCGCATTGAGAAATTATCAAAACTAGCACTCAGGTATTTGTCCCCAACATTGCTAATAGCAAATAATGACCGTATTTCATTATCCTCTTTTGCTTTGATCAAACGTTCTACCTCAGCTTTCTTTACATCTTTTTCGCATTGACAAACAGGTTGAACCCAATATTTTTTGTTGAACACCTCAACTTGAATCGCCTTCACCTCTTGTCCACAGTATGGGCAAATTACGCTAGAGTGAGAGTCCGTCATATTCGTCGTTATTAGATTGTTTACCACGTTCCCGAATGCCTGCATTTAATTGGCTCTCCTTTCGTATGAAGTCTTCATAAGTGTTAATTCCATGTTCAATCGACCAACGCTTTAAAATGCCATCAATGTAGTTTATAAATGGCTTGCCCCTATCAAGTGCTATTTTGAAAGCTTCGATAATCAAATCAGCATCCTTGTAATACTCCAGTAGTTTATTAATGTCCTGCGCATCCCTGTAAGTGGTTGGCCGCATATGCTGCTCAAAGTATGTTTTGATTTTCAAAAATGATTCGTCGATTTGAGATGAGGGAGGAGGAGAGGGAGGCACAGCCTCCTCTTTCTCTTCTTTTTCTTCTTTTTCTTCTTCTTCTTTTTCTTCTTCTTCTTCTTGTCCACGTGTCGTTGACGTATCGTGTAACGACTCGTACCACGAATCGTAAATCGCTTTTACAGGTTCATTGAAAATGTTATCTCCCACATAAGGAATTAAGTCTGTATCTTTCACATGCTGCAACTCTGATTTCACACAATCCAGTACAGGTTTTCCGCCTTTATTGAAGTTGTATTTGCCCCAGTTCTTTACTGCAATTTCACGTGTTTCGGGGTTATAGCGAATTAATTTATGATGATCCATAAACCTTTGCATCAACGCATTAATACTCTCGATTGAATAGCCTGTATCGAATGCCATTTGTTTTTTTGATATACCATAAATCCCGATTTGTGTTGTGTGCTCATTTGTGAGCAAGTACAGGAAGAAATATTTATCTTCGGGTGTCATTTCTTCAGATACTGTTGGATCATTCCAAAATGCTGTGTGTACCATTCTGAATTTTGCTTTAGCCATTGCCCTAGCCCTCCTTACTCAACTACTATGTCTATATCAGCTTTCCATGCCCCTAATTTTTTCTGTTCAAATGCCTTCAATGCTGAACTGTACCTCAAATAATCTCGCACAATTGGAATCTCTTTAAACTCATCTGTGGTAGCGCGTAATAAGTCATATTCTGTGATGTTAAAGAGTTCAGTAATCCCCAGTAATGACTGAATACTTAAAGAAGTACTTTTTACGAATTTTTTGTGATAATACTGTCGTGTAAATCCTAATGTGTCAAAAATTTCACATTGCTTAAGACCATGAATTCTACGCAATATTTCAATGCGCTTTTTAGCCCTTAAAATTTGTTGGTCTGTTGTTAGTTGCATTCCGTCCCCTCCCCTCCTTACTTTTAAGCCCTATATCGCTTCTACCTTCTGTAATTGGTTTTTTCCAACAAACACAAAGCCACTATAGCCTTCAATTGACACTGCATACTTCAAATCAGGCTCCCGAAATTCATTGATATTTGCAACAGTCCCGATTGCAATTTCTTGACCATCCGAATTTAATATCTTCACTGTATCTCTTGTTTTAATTTCCATATAACTACTCCTTCTATGTTTTGATTATTAAT belongs to Lysinibacillus louembei and includes:
- a CDS encoding MazG-like family protein, encoding MNQLIAQVEQWSINKGLDNAESSKQFLKVVEEVGEVAAALARNDKDALRDGIGDVIVTMIILAQQNDMDLHECLNTAYDEIKGRTGKIVDGVFVKSSDLKE
- a CDS encoding DnaD domain-containing protein: MAKAKFRMVHTAFWNDPTVSEEMTPEDKYFFLYLLTNEHTTQIGIYGISKKQMAFDTGYSIESINALMQRFMDHHKLIRYNPETREIAVKNWGKYNFNKGGKPVLDCVKSELQHVKDTDLIPYVGDNIFNEPVKAIYDSWYESLHDTSTTRGQEEEEEKEEEEKEEKEEKEEAVPPSPPPSSQIDESFLKIKTYFEQHMRPTTYRDAQDINKLLEYYKDADLIIEAFKIALDRGKPFINYIDGILKRWSIEHGINTYEDFIRKESQLNAGIRERGKQSNNDEYDGLSL
- the zapE gene encoding AFG1/ZapE family ATPase; this encodes MQAFGNVVNNLITTNMTDSHSSVICPYCGQEVKAIQVEVFNKKYWVQPVCQCEKDVKKAEVERLIKAKEDNEIRSLFAISNVGDKYLSASFDNFSMRQGAEKAFKAAKYYAEHFEEFGAESLLLWGDVGNGKTHLAAAVHNYLIAQGKTVVFISMPELLGKIRATFNKNNNESEHQIMKALMICDLLIIDDLGAEKPSDWVLETVFQIFDGRSRRQKPLMATSNLNPKDLPDQIGKRIPDRLIEMSQPIKNEATSYRREIAKGRMSKFDSILNN
- a CDS encoding DUF6011 domain-containing protein, encoding MKLCDRCNRPLKTQKSMDYGMGPVCKRKHEKELADAEFERNQVNMDEVIEEASE
- a CDS encoding RusA family crossover junction endodeoxyribonuclease, which translates into the protein MIQFIIPGKVQAQERPRFSRAGKGVKTHDAPKSKNYKEFVKLIAMQNKPQEPLHGALRLEVDIYVMPPKKYHTKPKLRLIDCGELRPVTKPDTDNLVKGIKDGMNGIIWGDDAQIVELVARKWYSMEPRAEIKVQQISICMEIK
- a CDS encoding YopX family protein — protein: MQGNYRTTKFRGKRIDNGKWVSGSLIVSNFSYFIVVSVSTFNASSTTLISTMTYHEVHPESVGECSGLKDKNGKEIYEGDIVKVRNGATTFESYFIGDVVFENAKFGYKAVKFEGSYPPHIPKKNSVVSLGTSEMIEIIGNIHEHSHLLEVQA